A genomic window from Streptomyces sp. WMMC940 includes:
- a CDS encoding YidB family protein, whose product MAGNDLGGLLGGLLGGGQGGSSGGNVLGALIGALAGGAKAGTTGAAGAAGSGADGNPLGALLDVLARSGLADQAQSWIGTGQNQQVSGGQIAQALPNGTLDKVARDTGVTPRQAADQIARSLPQAVDKLTPSGQLPQGASLEEIVRQQRI is encoded by the coding sequence ATGGCCGGTAACGATCTCGGCGGCCTCCTGGGCGGTCTCCTCGGCGGCGGACAGGGCGGGTCCTCCGGCGGGAACGTCCTGGGCGCGCTCATCGGCGCGCTCGCCGGCGGCGCCAAGGCCGGAACGACGGGAGCGGCCGGAGCCGCCGGCAGCGGGGCCGACGGCAATCCGCTCGGCGCGCTGCTCGACGTGCTCGCCCGGTCGGGTCTCGCGGACCAGGCGCAGTCCTGGATAGGCACGGGGCAGAACCAGCAGGTCAGCGGTGGGCAGATCGCCCAGGCGCTGCCGAACGGGACTCTCGACAAGGTCGCCCGGGACACCGGGGTGACACCTCGGCAGGCGGCCGACCAGATCGCACGGTCCCTGCCGCAGGCCGTCGACAAGCTGACCCCGTCCGGGCAGCTGCCGCAGGGCGCCTCGCTGGAGGAGATCGTCCGGCAGCAGCGGATCTGA
- a CDS encoding lysophospholipid acyltransferase family protein has protein sequence MTVPSARGAAVGRAIGIGLMNTLWRPRVLGAWQVPATGPVILAVNHAHNIDGPMLMGTAPRPVHFLIKKEAFVGPLDPFLTGIGQLKVDRSSTDRAAVTNALGVLEHGGVLGIFPEGTRGGGDFTSIRAGLAYFAVRSGAPVVPVAVLGGGERGGRLIPALPPLRSRFDIVFGEPFEPGDGSGRRTRKALDEATVRIQERLTAHLENAKRLSGR, from the coding sequence GTGACCGTTCCGTCCGCGAGGGGCGCCGCCGTCGGCCGGGCCATCGGCATCGGCCTCATGAACACGTTGTGGAGGCCGCGGGTGCTGGGCGCGTGGCAGGTGCCGGCCACCGGGCCCGTCATCCTCGCCGTCAACCACGCCCACAACATCGACGGTCCGATGCTCATGGGCACGGCGCCCAGGCCGGTGCACTTCCTCATCAAGAAGGAGGCGTTCGTCGGACCCCTCGACCCCTTCCTGACCGGGATCGGGCAGCTCAAGGTGGACCGTTCGAGCACGGACCGGGCGGCCGTGACCAACGCCCTCGGCGTGCTGGAGCACGGCGGCGTCCTCGGGATCTTCCCCGAGGGAACCCGAGGCGGCGGCGACTTCACCTCCATCCGCGCCGGGCTCGCGTACTTCGCCGTGCGCTCCGGGGCCCCGGTAGTCCCGGTCGCCGTGCTGGGAGGCGGAGAACGCGGAGGACGGTTGATACCGGCGCTGCCCCCGCTGCGCAGCCGCTTCGACATCGTCTTCGGCGAGCCCTTCGAGCCCGGCGACGGCAGCGGGCGGCGCACCCGCAAGGCGCTCGACGAGGCGACCGTACGCATCCAGGAACGGCTCACCGCCCACCTGGAAAACGCCAAGCGCCTCAGCGGGCGCTGA
- the aroH gene encoding chorismate mutase, giving the protein MAVRAVRGAVQLERDEAGHMDEQVGELLSAILERNGLTADDLISIWFTATPDLHSDFPAAAARGLGIVDVPLICAQELDIAGAMPRVVRILAHIESDLPKSRIAHVYLGAAAALRKDIAQ; this is encoded by the coding sequence GTGGCGGTACGAGCCGTCCGGGGAGCCGTCCAGCTGGAACGGGACGAGGCCGGGCACATGGACGAGCAGGTCGGTGAACTGCTCTCCGCCATCCTGGAGCGCAACGGGCTCACGGCGGACGACCTGATCAGCATCTGGTTCACGGCCACACCGGACCTGCACAGTGACTTCCCGGCCGCCGCCGCGCGCGGCCTCGGCATCGTCGACGTGCCCCTCATCTGCGCCCAGGAGCTCGACATCGCCGGAGCGATGCCCCGCGTCGTGCGCATACTCGCCCACATCGAGTCCGACCTGCCCAAGTCCCGGATCGCGCACGTCTACCTCGGTGCCGCCGCCGCCCTTCGCAAGGACATCGCCCAGTGA
- a CDS encoding glycosyltransferase, with the protein MHISFLLHNAYGIGGTIRTTFTLAATLAERHDVEIVSVFRHREEPTLGAPPGVTMRHLLDLRQGSPTYDGTDPDYTRPARVFPRGDGRWRQYSRLTDARIAAYLRSLQADVVVGTRPGLNVHITRQAPRGPVRVGQEHLTLDSHDYRLRREIAHRYALLDAVTTVTEADARAYRTRLRLPDVRIEAVPNSVPTPAVAPADGDGTWVVTAGRLLKVKRYDLLVKAFSKVVAARPDWRLRIYGGGDATGNEREALLALIARRGLHNHVFLMGPVHPLEPEWVKGSIAAVTSDRESFGMTIVEAMRCGLPVVSTDCPHGPREIIEDGVDGLLVPVGDEDAVADALLALIDDDDLRRRAGAAALEASGRFDPARIAERHEALFAELVARGARVRSRSALRDVVHRSRGAVLDAAYALRYRAADAVRKGRSA; encoded by the coding sequence ATGCACATCTCGTTCCTGCTCCACAACGCCTACGGAATCGGCGGGACGATCCGCACGACGTTCACCCTCGCGGCCACCCTGGCCGAGCGGCACGACGTGGAGATCGTGTCGGTCTTCCGCCACCGCGAGGAGCCGACCCTGGGCGCGCCGCCGGGCGTGACCATGCGTCACCTCCTCGACCTGCGTCAGGGCAGCCCCACGTACGACGGCACCGACCCCGACTACACCCGCCCCGCCCGGGTGTTCCCCCGGGGCGACGGGCGCTGGAGGCAGTACAGCCGCCTCACGGACGCTCGCATCGCCGCGTACCTGAGGTCCCTGCAGGCCGACGTCGTCGTCGGCACCCGCCCCGGGCTCAACGTCCACATCACCCGTCAGGCCCCCCGCGGCCCGGTCCGCGTGGGCCAGGAGCACCTGACCCTGGACAGCCACGACTACCGGCTGCGCCGCGAGATCGCCCACCGCTACGCCCTGCTCGACGCGGTCACCACCGTCACGGAGGCCGACGCCCGGGCCTACCGGACGCGTCTGCGGCTGCCGGACGTCCGGATCGAGGCCGTGCCCAACAGCGTGCCGACGCCGGCCGTGGCCCCCGCGGACGGGGACGGCACCTGGGTCGTCACGGCCGGCCGGCTGCTCAAGGTCAAGCGCTACGACCTGCTCGTCAAGGCCTTCTCCAAGGTCGTCGCCGCGCGCCCCGACTGGCGGCTGCGGATCTACGGCGGGGGCGACGCCACCGGCAACGAACGCGAGGCGCTGCTGGCCCTGATCGCCCGGCGCGGTCTGCACAACCACGTCTTCCTCATGGGGCCGGTCCACCCGCTGGAGCCGGAGTGGGTCAAGGGCTCCATCGCCGCGGTGACCTCGGACAGGGAGTCGTTCGGCATGACGATCGTCGAGGCGATGCGCTGCGGACTGCCCGTCGTCTCCACCGACTGCCCGCACGGCCCGCGCGAGATCATCGAGGACGGCGTCGACGGGCTCCTCGTGCCCGTGGGCGACGAGGACGCGGTCGCCGACGCCCTGCTCGCCCTGATCGACGACGACGACCTGCGGCGCAGGGCCGGGGCGGCGGCGCTGGAGGCTTCCGGGCGGTTCGACCCGGCGCGGATCGCCGAGCGGCACGAGGCGCTGTTCGCCGAGCTGGTCGCCCGGGGCGCGCGCGTCCGCTCCCGCTCCGCGCTCCGGGACGTCGTGCACCGCTCGCGCGGTGCCGTGCTGGACGCGGCGTACGCACTGCGGTACCGGGCCGCCGACGCCGTCCGCAAGGGGAGGTCGGCATGA
- a CDS encoding helix-turn-helix domain-containing protein: MDIPDELTIGERIRLLRESRGMTREVLASMCGRGVDWLKKIETGERELRSNTLIMRLAAVLQISDASIITGASGTTQTVPTGRLHHPGMPAIWDAVMNRRLTSSRPDGPVDVAALQGRVDQTWALWHSSDHNRTEVARLLPNLIRDAEAAGRGLDGAERRAALVALSDVYRLTGQATAYVAPAELAWVVADRAFAAAQDADDPAAIAAAAWNMGNILRETSYPEEALRVVTEAADLIRPHLDAAPEDWRGVYGALQLHAAVTVAREGRSGDAWRYWGAGDQVAKSLPAAYVHPSTVFGRANVDFHAVSVATDLRTSGKALTLADDLDPDAMPSVERRARLWVEVARGHLQRGDRTAALHVMQLAHKIGAETVEFTPSARSAVAELWRDAPRALRPEAARLAERIGLREVG; this comes from the coding sequence GTGGACATCCCCGACGAGCTGACGATCGGCGAACGAATCCGGCTGCTGCGCGAGTCCCGCGGCATGACCCGCGAGGTACTCGCAAGCATGTGCGGCCGCGGCGTCGACTGGCTAAAGAAGATCGAGACCGGCGAGCGTGAGCTGAGGAGCAACACGCTGATCATGCGGCTCGCCGCCGTGCTGCAGATCTCGGACGCCTCGATCATCACCGGCGCCTCGGGCACGACACAGACCGTCCCGACCGGCCGCCTGCACCATCCCGGAATGCCCGCGATCTGGGATGCAGTGATGAACCGCCGACTCACCTCGTCGAGGCCCGACGGCCCGGTCGACGTCGCCGCGCTGCAGGGCCGTGTCGACCAGACGTGGGCGCTGTGGCACAGCAGCGACCACAACCGCACCGAGGTCGCCCGGCTGCTGCCGAACCTCATCCGCGACGCCGAGGCGGCCGGCCGCGGACTCGACGGCGCCGAGAGGCGGGCCGCGCTCGTCGCACTGTCGGACGTGTACCGGCTCACCGGGCAGGCGACCGCGTACGTCGCACCCGCCGAACTCGCGTGGGTCGTGGCCGACCGGGCGTTCGCGGCGGCGCAGGACGCCGACGATCCGGCCGCGATCGCCGCGGCGGCGTGGAACATGGGCAACATCCTGCGGGAGACGTCCTATCCCGAGGAAGCGCTGCGCGTCGTGACCGAGGCCGCCGACCTGATCCGCCCGCACCTCGACGCCGCCCCCGAGGACTGGCGCGGCGTGTACGGCGCGCTGCAGTTGCACGCAGCGGTGACCGTCGCCCGCGAGGGCCGGTCCGGCGATGCGTGGCGCTACTGGGGTGCGGGCGACCAGGTCGCGAAGAGCCTCCCCGCCGCGTACGTCCACCCCAGTACGGTTTTCGGCCGGGCAAATGTCGACTTTCACGCCGTGTCCGTGGCGACCGATCTGCGCACCTCGGGCAAGGCGTTGACCCTCGCCGACGATCTCGACCCGGACGCGATGCCTTCCGTCGAGCGCCGGGCCCGGCTGTGGGTCGAGGTCGCCCGCGGACACCTGCAGCGCGGCGACCGCACGGCGGCGCTGCACGTGATGCAGCTCGCCCACAAGATCGGCGCCGAGACGGTCGAGTTCACCCCGTCGGCCCGGTCGGCGGTCGCCGAGCTGTGGCGTGACGCCCCGCGTGCGTTGCGCCCCGAGGCTGCCCGGCTCGCCGAGCGCATCGGGCTGCGCGAGGTCGGATAG
- a CDS encoding VOC family protein, producing MKIHLTSVFVDDQAKALHFYTEVLGFVKKHDVPVGEQDRWLTVVSPDEPGGTELLLEPARHPAARTYRDTLVEDGIPLAQFAVDDVEEEYERLSALGVRFTQQPVEMGPVTTAVLDDTCGNLIQLASRPQ from the coding sequence ATGAAGATCCATCTGACCAGCGTCTTCGTCGACGACCAGGCCAAGGCCCTGCACTTCTACACCGAGGTCCTCGGCTTCGTGAAGAAGCACGACGTCCCGGTCGGCGAGCAGGACCGGTGGCTGACCGTCGTCTCCCCCGACGAGCCCGGCGGCACCGAGCTCCTCCTGGAGCCCGCCCGCCACCCGGCCGCCAGGACCTACCGCGACACGCTCGTCGAGGACGGCATTCCGCTCGCCCAGTTCGCCGTCGACGACGTGGAGGAGGAGTACGAGCGGCTGAGCGCCCTGGGCGTCCGCTTCACCCAGCAGCCGGTGGAGATGGGACCCGTCACCACCGCGGTCCTCGACGACACCTGCGGCAACCTCATCCAGCTCGCGTCGCGGCCGCAGTAG
- the der gene encoding ribosome biogenesis GTPase Der: MNDQHDHGALGDTEYTEFMELAAEEGFDLEDVEGAIEEAGHGPLPVLAVVGRPNVGKSTLVNRFIGRREAVVEDKPGVTRDRVTYEAEWAGRRFKVVDTGGWEQDVLGIDASVAAQAEFAIEAADAVVFVVDATVGATDTDEAVVKLLRRAGKPVVLAANKVDGPSAEADAAMLWSLGLGEPFPVSALHGRGTGDLLDEVLKALPDAPAQTFGTAVGGPRRIALIGRPNVGKSSLLNKVAGEERVVVDEMAGTTRDPVDELIELGGTTWKFVDTAGIRKKVHLQEGADYYASLRTAAAVEKAEVAVVLIDTSESISVQDQRIITMAVEAGRALVIAYNKWDTLDEERRYYLEREIETEMQQVSWAPRVNVSAATGRHMEKLVPAIETALAGWETRVPTGRLNAFLGELVSAHPHPIRGGKQPRILFGTQAGTKPPRFVLFASGFLEHGYRRFVERRLREEFGFEGTPIHISVRVREKRSKKK, from the coding sequence ATGAACGACCAGCACGACCACGGGGCACTCGGCGACACCGAGTACACGGAGTTCATGGAGCTCGCCGCGGAGGAGGGCTTCGACCTCGAGGACGTCGAAGGCGCCATCGAGGAGGCCGGCCACGGCCCGCTGCCCGTCCTCGCCGTCGTCGGCCGCCCCAATGTCGGCAAGTCGACCCTGGTGAACCGCTTCATCGGGCGCCGCGAGGCCGTCGTCGAGGACAAGCCCGGGGTCACCCGTGACCGGGTCACGTACGAGGCCGAGTGGGCGGGCCGCCGCTTCAAGGTCGTCGACACCGGCGGCTGGGAGCAGGACGTCCTCGGCATCGACGCCTCCGTGGCCGCCCAGGCCGAGTTCGCCATCGAGGCCGCCGACGCCGTCGTCTTCGTCGTGGACGCCACCGTCGGCGCCACCGACACCGACGAGGCCGTCGTGAAACTGCTGCGCCGTGCGGGGAAGCCCGTCGTGCTGGCTGCCAACAAGGTCGACGGCCCGTCCGCCGAGGCCGATGCCGCCATGCTCTGGTCCCTGGGTCTGGGCGAGCCGTTCCCGGTGTCCGCGCTGCACGGCCGTGGCACCGGCGACCTGCTCGACGAGGTCCTCAAGGCCCTTCCCGACGCCCCCGCCCAGACCTTCGGCACCGCCGTCGGCGGCCCGCGCCGTATCGCCCTCATCGGCCGTCCGAACGTGGGGAAGTCGTCGCTGCTGAACAAGGTGGCGGGCGAGGAGCGGGTCGTCGTCGACGAGATGGCCGGCACCACCCGCGACCCGGTCGACGAACTCATCGAACTCGGTGGCACGACCTGGAAGTTCGTGGACACCGCGGGCATCCGCAAGAAGGTGCACCTCCAGGAGGGCGCGGACTACTACGCCTCGCTGCGCACCGCGGCGGCCGTCGAGAAGGCCGAGGTCGCCGTCGTACTGATCGACACCAGCGAGTCCATCTCGGTCCAGGACCAGCGGATCATCACCATGGCCGTCGAGGCGGGCCGTGCGCTCGTCATCGCGTACAACAAGTGGGACACGCTCGACGAGGAGCGCCGCTACTACCTGGAGCGCGAGATCGAGACCGAGATGCAGCAGGTCTCCTGGGCGCCGCGGGTGAACGTCTCGGCCGCGACCGGCCGGCACATGGAGAAGCTGGTCCCGGCGATCGAGACGGCGCTGGCGGGCTGGGAGACCCGGGTGCCGACCGGCCGGCTCAACGCCTTCCTCGGCGAGCTGGTCTCCGCCCACCCCCACCCCATCCGCGGCGGCAAGCAGCCCCGGATCCTGTTCGGCACCCAGGCCGGTACCAAGCCGCCGCGCTTCGTGCTCTTCGCCTCCGGCTTCCTGGAGCACGGCTACCGCCGCTTCGTGGAGCGCAGGCTGCGCGAGGAGTTCGGCTTCGAGGGCACCCCGATCCACATCTCCGTGCGGGTCCGGGAGAAGCGGTCCAAGAAGAAGTGA
- a CDS encoding Rieske (2Fe-2S) protein, with the protein MTDGRADGGHGGGTAGGATRPTGGEGVARRTVVRAGAAGALAVTAAGCSRYGEETGGGTSPPPTPEGTGGATPPPADAGARLGSTSEVPEGGGKVFKAQKVVVTQPAAGEFKAFSAVCTHQGCLVDKVENGTIDCPCHGSEFAAEDGAVVKGPATRPLGEKRIAVSGGEIRLV; encoded by the coding sequence ATGACGGACGGCAGAGCGGACGGCGGACACGGCGGCGGGACGGCCGGAGGTGCGACCCGCCCCACCGGAGGGGAGGGCGTGGCCCGGCGGACGGTGGTACGGGCCGGGGCGGCGGGGGCCCTGGCGGTGACGGCGGCGGGCTGCAGCCGGTACGGCGAGGAGACCGGCGGCGGGACGTCCCCGCCGCCCACGCCGGAGGGGACCGGCGGTGCGACGCCGCCGCCGGCGGACGCGGGCGCGCGGCTCGGCAGCACGTCCGAGGTGCCGGAGGGCGGCGGGAAGGTCTTCAAGGCCCAGAAGGTCGTGGTGACCCAGCCCGCGGCGGGGGAGTTCAAGGCGTTCTCCGCGGTCTGCACCCATCAGGGCTGTCTCGTCGACAAGGTCGAGAACGGGACCATCGACTGCCCCTGCCACGGCAGCGAGTTCGCTGCCGAGGACGGTGCGGTGGTGAAGGGTCCCGCGACCCGGCCGCTGGGGGAGAAGCGGATCGCCGTGTCCGGGGGCGAGATCCGGCTCGTCTAG
- a CDS encoding methyltransferase domain-containing protein, translating into MTTAQLGGHAALVQNLHGRGLLDDTWRRVWDAVPRIPFIPARAWRQDPDGCTLLASPAERRALIHSDEPVVIQLDDGAENGPGIATSSNSQPSMVARSLGLLQVEDDARVLEIGTASGYVAALLSERLGEERVFSIELDPALAAHAEAALHAADYRPNLRCGDGEPGWPEAAPFDRLLATCALRRVPQAYVDQVRPGGLIVAPLAREFWSGALVQFTVQGDGTATGRFHGGASYMPMRSHRVVDGAPVDSGTARNRQTRLGTAAVLHLAFALWAGTRLPGVRLWHSDGPAGVQVWAQHPDGSAATAVAGDVWEYGPRELWAEIERAHRDYVDLGSPAAEGFGLTASPEGEYLWLHGPGNVLAPVLEPAGR; encoded by the coding sequence GTGACGACTGCTCAACTGGGCGGGCACGCCGCGCTCGTGCAGAACCTGCACGGGCGCGGGCTGCTCGACGACACATGGCGCCGCGTGTGGGACGCCGTACCGCGCATACCGTTCATCCCCGCCCGCGCGTGGCGGCAGGACCCCGACGGCTGCACGCTGCTCGCCTCGCCGGCCGAACGGCGCGCGCTCATCCACTCCGACGAGCCGGTCGTGATCCAGCTCGACGACGGCGCCGAGAACGGGCCCGGCATCGCGACGTCGTCGAACTCTCAGCCGAGCATGGTCGCCCGGTCGCTCGGGCTGCTGCAGGTCGAGGACGACGCCCGCGTGCTGGAGATCGGCACCGCATCCGGGTACGTCGCGGCGCTGCTGTCCGAGCGGCTCGGTGAAGAGCGGGTGTTCAGCATCGAGCTCGACCCGGCGCTCGCCGCGCACGCCGAGGCGGCGCTGCACGCCGCCGACTACCGGCCGAACCTGCGCTGCGGAGACGGCGAGCCGGGATGGCCCGAGGCGGCACCGTTCGACCGGCTGCTCGCGACCTGCGCACTGCGCCGCGTACCGCAGGCGTACGTCGACCAGGTGCGGCCGGGCGGCCTGATCGTCGCCCCGCTCGCCCGCGAGTTCTGGTCGGGCGCCCTGGTGCAGTTCACCGTGCAGGGCGACGGGACCGCGACGGGCCGGTTCCATGGCGGCGCGTCGTACATGCCGATGCGCTCGCACCGCGTCGTCGACGGCGCGCCGGTCGACAGCGGCACGGCCCGCAACCGTCAGACCCGCCTCGGCACGGCCGCGGTGCTGCACCTCGCGTTCGCGCTGTGGGCCGGTACCCGGCTGCCGGGCGTGCGGCTGTGGCACAGCGACGGGCCGGCGGGCGTGCAGGTGTGGGCGCAGCACCCGGACGGCTCGGCGGCGACCGCGGTCGCGGGTGACGTGTGGGAGTACGGGCCGCGCGAGCTGTGGGCGGAGATCGAGCGGGCGCACCGCGACTATGTCGACCTCGGCTCGCCAGCGGCCGAGGGGTTTGGGCTCACTGCGAGCCCCGAGGGCGAGTACCTGTGGCTGCACGGCCCCGGGAATGTGCTCGCTCCGGTGCTGGAGCCCGCCGGGCGGTAG
- a CDS encoding helix-turn-helix domain-containing protein: MPPTEQPEWVLTQRRAIGVHIRELRRAARLSQERLAELSGTDRQTINRIEQGHVATRIDTLLRIAAALDVTIADLVTT, encoded by the coding sequence GTGCCGCCGACAGAACAGCCCGAGTGGGTCCTCACCCAACGTCGGGCCATCGGCGTGCACATCCGAGAGCTACGCCGCGCCGCCCGCCTCTCACAGGAACGCCTCGCCGAACTGTCCGGGACCGACCGGCAGACGATCAACAGGATCGAGCAGGGGCACGTCGCGACCCGGATCGACACCCTGCTGCGGATAGCCGCCGCCCTCGACGTCACGATCGCCGATCTCGTAACGACGTGA
- a CDS encoding ArsR/SmtB family transcription factor, giving the protein MADDLFRALADPTRRAILDELTERSGQTLFEICARLGIRHGLGISRQGVSQHLAVLEAAGLVETRREGRCKFHDLNTAPLRHIAERWLVPDAPDPEDGTP; this is encoded by the coding sequence GTGGCCGACGACCTTTTCAGAGCCCTGGCCGACCCCACCCGCCGCGCCATCCTCGACGAGCTCACGGAGAGGTCCGGACAGACGCTGTTCGAGATCTGCGCGCGACTGGGCATCAGGCACGGGCTCGGCATCTCGCGCCAGGGGGTCTCCCAGCACCTCGCCGTGCTGGAGGCCGCCGGGCTCGTCGAGACCAGGCGGGAGGGCCGCTGCAAGTTCCACGACCTGAACACGGCCCCGCTGCGGCACATCGCCGAGCGATGGCTCGTACCCGACGCACCGGACCCGGAGGACGGCACCCCATGA
- a CDS encoding DUF6529 family protein — protein sequence MSVDPNARTQDLPPGGPDGRNLGGAARWAVPVLVGAAVAVVLGVYGRFHDPAGTAFNLAGFSSTGAVKSWLATAALAFGLVQLVSALAMYGRLPGVRPASWTPVLHRWSGRVAFFLAVPVAVHCLYALGYQTQSARAAWHSLLGCFFFGAFSAKMLLLRMERLPGWLLPVVGGLVFAVLAVLWLTSALWFFRTFGVTT from the coding sequence ATGAGCGTGGACCCCAACGCACGGACCCAGGACCTCCCGCCCGGCGGGCCGGACGGCCGGAACCTGGGCGGCGCGGCGCGCTGGGCCGTCCCGGTGCTGGTCGGAGCCGCGGTGGCGGTGGTCCTCGGGGTGTACGGCAGATTCCACGACCCGGCGGGGACCGCGTTCAACCTCGCCGGCTTCAGCAGCACCGGCGCGGTGAAGTCGTGGCTGGCGACGGCGGCCCTCGCGTTCGGACTGGTGCAGCTCGTGTCGGCGCTCGCGATGTACGGCAGGCTGCCCGGCGTACGGCCTGCCTCCTGGACGCCGGTACTGCACCGCTGGTCGGGCCGGGTGGCCTTCTTCCTCGCGGTGCCGGTGGCGGTGCACTGCCTGTACGCCCTGGGCTACCAGACGCAGAGCGCCCGCGCCGCCTGGCACTCGTTGCTCGGGTGCTTCTTCTTCGGCGCGTTCAGCGCGAAGATGCTGCTGTTGCGCATGGAGCGGCTGCCCGGGTGGCTGCTGCCCGTCGTCGGCGGACTGGTCTTCGCCGTGCTCGCGGTCCTGTGGCTCACCTCGGCGCTGTGGTTCTTCCGCACCTTCGGAGTGACGACATGA
- the cmk gene encoding (d)CMP kinase — protein MESVIVAIDGPSGTGKSSTSKAVAAELGLSYLDTGAQYRAITWWMLTNGVDVDDPAAVATVCDKPVIESGTDPLAPTISVDGADASGPIRTQDVTSKVSAVSAVPEVRARITELQRTIAGAAEKGIVVEGRDIGTTVLPGADVKIFLTASPEARAARRSGELKGKEASDVASTREALIKRDAADSSRKTSPLAKADDAVEVDTTDLTLKQVIECVVALVEEKRAAK, from the coding sequence GTGGAATCCGTGATCGTCGCCATCGACGGCCCCTCCGGCACGGGCAAGTCGAGCACCTCCAAGGCGGTCGCCGCAGAGCTGGGTCTCAGCTACCTGGACACCGGCGCCCAGTACCGGGCGATCACCTGGTGGATGCTGACCAACGGCGTCGACGTGGACGACCCGGCGGCCGTTGCCACCGTCTGCGACAAGCCGGTGATCGAGTCCGGCACGGATCCGCTCGCCCCGACGATCAGCGTCGACGGCGCGGACGCCTCCGGCCCGATCCGTACCCAGGACGTGACCTCCAAGGTGAGCGCCGTCAGCGCCGTCCCCGAGGTGCGCGCCCGGATCACCGAGCTGCAGCGGACCATCGCCGGGGCGGCCGAGAAGGGCATCGTCGTCGAGGGCCGGGACATCGGCACCACCGTCCTCCCCGGCGCCGATGTGAAGATCTTCCTCACTGCCTCCCCGGAGGCCCGCGCGGCCCGCCGCAGCGGGGAGCTGAAGGGCAAGGAGGCGAGTGATGTGGCGTCCACCCGCGAGGCGCTGATCAAGCGGGACGCCGCGGACTCCAGCCGGAAGACCTCTCCGCTGGCCAAGGCGGACGACGCCGTCGAGGTCGACACCACCGATCTCACGCTCAAGCAGGTCATCGAGTGTGTCGTCGCTCTCGTTGAGGAGAAGCGGGCCGCGAAGTGA
- a CDS encoding prephenate dehydrogenase — MRTALVIGTGLIGTSAALALAGRGVTVHLMDHDPARARTAAALGAGTDETPEGPVDLAVVAVPPAHVPATLAEAMRAGTARGYLDVASVKGGPRRELEALGVDMSAYIGTHPMSGKERSGPLAATADLFEGRPWVLTPTRDTDTEVLNLALELVALCRAVPVVMDADAHDRAVALVSHTPQLISSMVAARLADADETAVRLCGQGIRDVTRIAASDPRMWIDILAANPGPVADVLAGVAADLDETVRALRALQSADEDKRREGAGGVEDVLRRGNAGRERVPGKHGAAPAVYETVAVLIGDRPGELARIFADAGGAGVNIEDVRIEHATGQQAGLVQLMVEPSAAPVLAAALRERGWALRQ, encoded by the coding sequence GTGAGAACCGCCCTCGTCATCGGAACCGGCCTGATCGGCACCTCGGCGGCCCTCGCGCTCGCCGGGCGCGGGGTCACCGTCCACCTCATGGACCACGACCCCGCCCGGGCGAGGACCGCGGCCGCGCTCGGCGCCGGCACCGACGAGACCCCCGAGGGCCCCGTCGACCTCGCGGTCGTCGCCGTGCCGCCCGCCCACGTGCCCGCGACGCTCGCCGAGGCGATGCGCGCCGGGACCGCGCGCGGCTACCTCGACGTGGCCAGTGTCAAGGGCGGGCCGCGGCGCGAGCTGGAGGCGCTGGGCGTCGACATGTCGGCGTACATCGGCACGCACCCCATGTCGGGCAAGGAACGTTCCGGGCCGCTGGCGGCCACCGCCGATCTCTTCGAAGGGCGGCCCTGGGTGCTCACGCCGACCCGGGACACCGACACCGAGGTGCTGAACCTGGCGCTGGAGCTGGTCGCGCTCTGCCGCGCCGTCCCCGTCGTGATGGACGCCGACGCCCACGACCGCGCGGTCGCTCTGGTCTCGCACACGCCCCAGCTGATCTCGTCCATGGTCGCGGCGCGGCTGGCCGACGCGGACGAGACGGCCGTACGGCTGTGCGGGCAGGGCATCCGCGACGTGACCCGGATCGCGGCCTCCGACCCCCGGATGTGGATCGACATCCTCGCCGCCAACCCCGGCCCCGTCGCCGACGTCCTCGCGGGCGTCGCCGCGGACCTGGACGAGACGGTGCGCGCACTGCGCGCCCTGCAGTCCGCCGACGAGGACAAGCGGCGCGAGGGGGCAGGCGGGGTCGAGGACGTACTGCGCCGCGGCAACGCGGGCCGCGAACGCGTCCCCGGCAAGCACGGCGCCGCCCCGGCCGTGTACGAGACCGTCGCCGTCCTCATCGGCGACCGGCCGGGCGAGCTCGCCCGCATCTTCGCCGACGCGGGCGGCGCGGGCGTCAACATCGAGGACGTCCGTATCGAGCACGCCACCGGACAGCAGGCGGGTCTGGTCCAGCTCATGGTGGAGCCCTCGGCCGCCCCCGTGCTGGCGGCGGCGCTGCGGGAACGGGGCTGGGCGCTGCGCCAGTGA